From the genome of Lutzomyia longipalpis isolate SR_M1_2022 chromosome 2, ASM2433408v1, one region includes:
- the LOC129789238 gene encoding chymotrypsinogen A-like has protein sequence MEIPRGTYLSDTRPLFESRIVNGQLAELGQFPYQVFFTGYRDDMRSIPILTCGAVIIAERWIVTAAHCLFEDNNLDKILGSFVLKAGQIYTNKGSSYTQGATVLTAQTHPHPDYNPTTLMNDIGLFHPFFGFDLLRDPCYVNAIALPSPNDFIASHVGEELTISGFGRTATDEPASERLLWATLQVIPHCSCQESYAPTLPSTAFCGQDKTSPISSTCRGDSGGPVSLKIKNIPTLVGIVSFGGTNCGTVPQGFTAVANFVNWISEMQAKHK, from the coding sequence ATGGAGATCCCAAGAGGAACTTACTTGAGTGACACAAGACCTTTGTTCGAATCGAGGATTGTCAATGGACAACTTGCCGAATTGGGTCAATTTCCTTACCAAGTCTTCTTTACAGGCTACCGTGATGATATGCGTTCTATCCCAATCTTAACCTGCGGTGCTGTTATCATTGCGGAAAGATGGATCGTTACCGCAGCTCATTGCTTGTTCGAAGATAACAACCTCGATAAAATTCTAGGAAGTTTTGTTCTCAAAGCTGGTCAAATATACACCAACAAGGGATCAAGCTACACGCAAGGAGCAACAGTATTGACTGCTCAAACGCATCCCCATCCCGATTACAATCCCACCACTTTAATGAACGACATAGGCCTGTTCCATCCATTCTTTGGCTTTGATCTCCTCAGAGATCCATGCTATGTGAACGCAATCGCTCTACCCTCTCCCAATGATTTTATTGCATCACACGTGGGGGAAGAACTGACTATTTCGGGATTTGGTCGTACAGCAACTGATGAACCAGCTTCAGAACGACTCCTCTGGGCTACTCTTCAGGTAATTCCACACTGCTCTTGCCAAGAAAGCTACGCACCGACCCTCCCATCGACAGCCTTCTGTGGACAAGATAAAACATCCCCCATAAGTTCAACCTGTCGTGGAGACTCAGGTGGTCCCGTATCgctaaagataaaaaatattccaaccCTCGTTGGAATAGTTTCATTTGGTGGAACCAACTGCGGAACAGTACCTCAGGGCTTTACTGCTGTAGCGAACTTTGTTAATTGGATTTCGGAAATGCAAGCTaaacacaaataa